One Novosphingobium sp. G106 DNA segment encodes these proteins:
- a CDS encoding L,D-transpeptidase family protein, translating into MRATLFILPLFLSLVACNIDPSGGASRETQKKFTPPPSLPAPAADPFTAHDPASGSAVDPALADDEPRSLMQLQVVLDRLGFTPGVVDGKEGLSTRNAIAGFQEARALPVSGKLDDATRQALASWNNIPATRLVTIPADFAAGPFVALPHDPAEQAKLPALGYQSLDEKLAERFHTTPETLRMLNPAPAAGSSPSKADASLTASTFHAGQQVRVPNVGADRIDDSMVPDAPWRDTLASLGVGTAQPQAAKIVVSKSAGTLKAYDAAGKLVGMYTATMGSQHDPLPIGKWKVVGVARNPDFEYDPALFWDVSDKSAKQKLPPGPNGPVGVAWIDIDKKHYGIHGTPEPSTIGRAESHGCVRLTNWDVARLAQMVKPGTKVLFEA; encoded by the coding sequence ATGCGCGCCACACTATTTATCCTGCCGCTTTTTCTATCGCTTGTGGCCTGTAATATCGATCCGAGCGGCGGCGCCTCCCGCGAGACGCAGAAGAAATTCACGCCGCCGCCTTCCCTCCCCGCGCCTGCGGCTGATCCATTCACCGCGCATGACCCTGCTTCAGGTTCCGCCGTCGATCCCGCGCTCGCCGACGACGAGCCGCGCTCGCTGATGCAGCTGCAGGTCGTGCTCGACAGACTCGGTTTCACGCCGGGCGTCGTCGATGGAAAGGAGGGGCTATCGACGCGCAACGCCATCGCCGGTTTCCAGGAAGCGCGGGCGCTTCCGGTTTCCGGCAAGCTTGATGACGCCACCCGCCAGGCTTTGGCCAGCTGGAACAACATTCCCGCCACTCGCCTCGTCACGATACCGGCAGATTTCGCGGCAGGTCCCTTCGTAGCGCTGCCACACGATCCCGCCGAGCAAGCCAAACTCCCCGCGCTCGGTTATCAATCGCTCGATGAGAAGCTCGCCGAGCGCTTCCACACGACACCTGAAACCCTGCGCATGCTCAATCCGGCACCGGCGGCCGGTTCATCGCCAAGCAAGGCCGATGCGAGTCTGACCGCATCTACCTTTCATGCAGGCCAGCAGGTCAGGGTGCCCAACGTCGGCGCCGACCGGATCGACGACAGCATGGTCCCTGACGCTCCTTGGCGCGACACACTGGCGTCTCTTGGCGTGGGAACCGCTCAGCCGCAGGCCGCGAAGATCGTCGTCAGTAAATCCGCAGGTACGCTCAAGGCCTACGACGCTGCCGGCAAGCTGGTCGGCATGTACACGGCAACGATGGGCTCGCAGCACGACCCTCTGCCGATTGGGAAGTGGAAAGTCGTAGGCGTCGCACGCAATCCGGATTTTGAATACGATCCCGCGCTGTTCTGGGATGTTTCCGACAAGTCGGCCAAACAGAAGCTTCCGCCGGGGCCCAACGGTCCAGTCGGAGTCGCCTGGATAGACATCGATAAGAAACACTACGGCATCCACGGCACACCCGAACCTTCGACGATCGGCCGGGCGGAAAGCCATGGCTGCGTCCGCCTGACCAACTGGGACGTTGCAAGACTCGCCCAGATGGTGAAGCCGGGCACCAAGGTTCTGTTCGAGGCCTAG
- a CDS encoding M23 family metallopeptidase, with the protein MRPTWQSRGRAAGIGITLAAAAAFVFAAHWFQQPSLPSEAQSQQSSGLTRSAAPGPRTPGPVQQAYSNLIVPVARVRPDDLVDTFSQARANGGRQHDAIDILAPRGTPVIAAASGTVEKLFLSKDGGNTVYVRSPDGQTLYYYAHLDGYAPGLTERTRIEQGAPIGTVGSTGNANPAVPHLHFAIWTTTPERKWWEDALALNPYPLLARPTEQIGAR; encoded by the coding sequence ATGCGACCAACCTGGCAATCACGGGGTAGAGCGGCCGGCATCGGCATCACGCTTGCCGCCGCGGCTGCGTTCGTTTTTGCGGCACACTGGTTTCAGCAGCCCAGCCTTCCTTCCGAAGCGCAGAGCCAGCAGTCCTCTGGGCTAACGCGCAGCGCGGCTCCAGGCCCTCGTACTCCCGGTCCGGTGCAACAGGCATACTCAAATCTGATCGTCCCTGTGGCGCGAGTGCGTCCGGACGATCTTGTCGACACATTCTCTCAGGCCCGCGCGAACGGAGGACGGCAACACGACGCCATCGATATCCTGGCTCCACGCGGAACTCCCGTGATCGCAGCGGCATCTGGCACTGTCGAGAAGCTGTTCCTTTCGAAGGACGGAGGAAACACCGTCTACGTCCGGTCTCCCGACGGGCAAACGCTCTACTACTACGCCCATCTCGATGGTTACGCGCCAGGCCTCACCGAAAGAACGCGGATTGAGCAAGGCGCGCCGATCGGTACCGTCGGTTCCACCGGCAACGCCAATCCTGCAGTTCCCCACCTGCACTTTGCGATCTGGACAACCACGCCGGAACGCAAATGGTGGGAAGATGCCCTTGCGCTCAATCCTTATCCTTTGCTTGCCCGGCCCACTGAACAAATCGGCGCCAGATGA
- a CDS encoding autotransporter outer membrane beta-barrel domain-containing protein, with product MTFRTFAAPASGVLPARARHLLGCAAVALAFGALAPSAFAATECGALVGITAACTGTNFPAGITYNAASDLTVSAPQGVSVNTTTAATNGISVSSTGASTLSGAAAVTTSGDGSNGVNVTSSGGPVSVNTGAVTTSGLNASGIVAVSAAGPATVNAGPVTVTGNGGNAIFAQGAGPVVVTSSGARAANSAAIVARSSAGTATVTNSGIVSSVSGDGIDIGSATGSTVNNSGTISAGSRAIISNGGAATINNTGTINGALALTGGGDVVNNSGQFNAAGTSTFGAADRFNNTGLVAVGTASTVPATVALNGLTSFNNAGSIDMRNGRVGDRLTVSGNYVGSGNAQLGVDIAPGATVSADRLVIAGSATGTTSVVVAVPAGVQPVFNTGTVIVQAGAGSSATAFVAAPGSASVGLVGFDVTYNPAAFSYSVTASPSDAAYDLLRYGTGERNLWYKSADAVTAHMQARRDSLWSLGDDAATGKFWVTMVGSIDHVRGSRNFGTTAQSRVTNTAYNQDYFGGQLGFDLSGGVGSRGGFALGVTGGYINSRMRLGGATDHIAFDAVNGGAYASFTSGNIFINALGKYDYYWANAQSLAAGFDQKLHGHSYGARGEAGVRLGSNSFFVEPLAQISYVRTSLSPFAVQGTSVSFDDRDGLRGKAGARIGGVTTIFDDTKLSFYAGASYVHDFKDESSVTFANAGGTFNVAGFRMPDYGEGVAGINIASNRTVSGFIEGTYTRTFHNGSGVADRLTGVGGRAGINVKL from the coding sequence ATGACATTTCGCACCTTCGCTGCCCCGGCTTCCGGGGTCCTCCCTGCTCGTGCAAGGCACTTGCTCGGCTGCGCCGCAGTGGCCCTTGCGTTTGGTGCCCTGGCTCCGTCTGCGTTTGCCGCAACCGAATGCGGTGCGCTCGTGGGGATCACCGCTGCCTGCACCGGCACCAACTTTCCGGCCGGCATCACCTATAACGCGGCCTCTGACCTGACCGTTTCGGCGCCGCAGGGTGTTTCAGTCAACACGACGACGGCTGCGACCAACGGCATCTCGGTTTCCAGCACCGGTGCGAGCACACTTAGCGGTGCCGCGGCCGTCACCACCTCGGGCGATGGCAGCAATGGCGTCAACGTCACCAGCAGCGGCGGCCCGGTGTCGGTCAACACCGGCGCAGTCACCACGTCCGGCCTCAACGCCAGCGGGATCGTGGCAGTCAGCGCCGCCGGCCCCGCAACCGTCAACGCCGGCCCGGTCACTGTAACCGGCAACGGCGGCAATGCGATCTTCGCACAAGGCGCGGGTCCGGTCGTAGTCACAAGCAGCGGCGCCCGCGCCGCCAATTCGGCCGCAATCGTCGCGCGCTCTTCCGCCGGCACTGCCACCGTGACCAACAGCGGCATCGTGAGCTCGGTGTCGGGCGATGGTATCGATATCGGCTCGGCCACGGGCAGCACGGTCAACAACTCGGGCACGATCAGCGCAGGCTCGCGCGCCATCATCTCGAACGGCGGCGCCGCGACGATCAACAATACGGGCACAATCAATGGCGCCCTCGCGCTCACGGGCGGCGGCGATGTCGTCAATAACTCGGGCCAGTTCAATGCGGCAGGCACGAGCACCTTCGGCGCCGCCGACCGGTTCAACAACACGGGTCTCGTCGCGGTAGGCACGGCCAGCACTGTCCCCGCTACGGTCGCGCTGAATGGTCTGACCTCATTCAACAACGCAGGTTCGATCGACATGCGCAATGGCCGCGTTGGCGACAGGCTGACGGTGTCGGGCAACTACGTCGGCAGCGGTAACGCGCAGCTGGGCGTCGACATTGCACCGGGAGCTACCGTTTCGGCGGACAGGCTCGTCATCGCCGGCAGCGCAACCGGCACGACCAGCGTGGTCGTCGCGGTTCCCGCCGGCGTGCAGCCCGTGTTCAACACCGGCACTGTCATCGTCCAGGCAGGTGCGGGATCGTCAGCGACCGCCTTCGTCGCTGCGCCTGGATCGGCGAGCGTCGGCCTCGTTGGCTTTGACGTGACCTACAATCCCGCTGCCTTTAGCTACAGCGTCACCGCCTCACCGAGCGATGCGGCCTACGATCTGCTGCGGTACGGCACCGGCGAGCGCAATCTCTGGTACAAGTCGGCCGACGCGGTGACCGCCCACATGCAGGCTCGCCGCGACTCGTTGTGGTCGCTCGGCGACGATGCGGCCACCGGCAAGTTCTGGGTCACGATGGTGGGCTCGATCGATCATGTTCGGGGCTCGCGCAACTTCGGAACGACAGCCCAGAGCCGGGTCACGAATACCGCGTACAACCAGGACTACTTCGGCGGTCAGCTCGGGTTTGACCTCAGCGGCGGTGTAGGGTCGCGCGGCGGCTTCGCGCTCGGCGTCACCGGCGGTTACATCAATTCGCGAATGCGCCTGGGCGGAGCGACCGACCATATCGCGTTCGATGCCGTCAATGGCGGTGCCTATGCGAGCTTCACCTCGGGCAATATCTTCATCAACGCCCTGGGCAAGTACGACTACTACTGGGCCAATGCGCAGAGCCTGGCTGCGGGCTTCGACCAGAAGCTTCACGGTCATTCCTACGGCGCACGCGGCGAGGCCGGGGTACGCTTGGGCAGCAATTCATTCTTCGTCGAGCCGCTTGCCCAAATCTCCTATGTGCGGACCTCGCTCTCGCCCTTCGCCGTCCAGGGGACGAGCGTCTCCTTCGACGACCGTGACGGCCTGCGCGGCAAGGCGGGTGCCCGCATCGGCGGGGTGACCACCATCTTCGACGATACCAAGCTCTCGTTCTACGCGGGCGCCAGCTACGTCCACGACTTCAAGGACGAAAGCTCCGTCACCTTCGCCAATGCCGGCGGCACGTTCAACGTCGCGGGCTTCCGGATGCCCGACTATGGCGAGGGCGTTGCCGGGATCAACATCGCCTCGAACCGCACGGTCAGCGGCTTCATTGAGGGCACCTACACCCGGACGTTCCACAACGGCTCGGGCGTGGCTGACCGGCTCACGGGCGTCGGCGGCCGCGCCGGCATCAATGTGAAGCTCTAA